A genomic window from Slackia heliotrinireducens DSM 20476 includes:
- a CDS encoding twin-arginine translocation signal domain-containing protein: MEKHEAHAVSRRSFVTASAAALASLSLVGCQPETKVEKTDAAATGEAASYVSPDVDLDPNSGGEWIPIVCNANCGGFCENKVFVQDGVVIRQKTDDTTEDSWSRP, translated from the coding sequence GTGGAAAAGCATGAAGCTCACGCAGTCAGCAGGCGTTCGTTCGTAACGGCCAGCGCCGCGGCGCTCGCGAGCCTTTCGCTCGTCGGCTGCCAGCCTGAAACGAAGGTCGAGAAGACCGACGCTGCTGCGACCGGAGAAGCCGCATCGTACGTTTCGCCTGATGTGGACCTGGATCCCAATTCCGGTGGCGAGTGGATTCCCATCGTGTGCAACGCCAACTGCGGCGGTTTCTGCGAGAACAAGGTGTTCGTGCAGGACGGCGTTGTGATTCGTCAGAAGACCGACGACACCACCGAAGACAGCTGGAGCCGTCCGTAG
- a CDS encoding TorD/DmsD family molecular chaperone, producing the protein MDFVNADYIVLYGCNQAWASPGTYTYAFDEAKQAGTQFVYVGPEFNPTAAHFHAKWIRVRPGTDTAPPWESVYRDNKCVVMTATTLGVRNAYKAHGFIPQRYPHVPDDHLALELDFIAALTAEALQACQAGDIDAASKHEADAVQFTHDHLSAWAPFFAEDVRDKGKAPLYATVAQTMAAFVEATVR; encoded by the coding sequence ATGGACTTCGTGAACGCCGACTACATCGTGCTGTACGGCTGCAACCAGGCATGGGCCAGCCCCGGAACGTACACCTACGCGTTCGACGAGGCCAAACAGGCCGGCACCCAGTTCGTCTATGTGGGACCCGAGTTCAACCCCACCGCAGCACACTTCCACGCCAAGTGGATTCGCGTCCGCCCCGGCACCGACACCGCGCCGCCTTGGGAATCGGTGTACCGCGACAACAAGTGCGTGGTTATGACGGCGACGACGCTGGGCGTGCGCAACGCATACAAAGCCCATGGGTTCATCCCGCAGCGCTATCCGCATGTGCCGGACGATCATCTGGCGCTTGAGCTGGACTTTATCGCGGCTCTGACCGCCGAAGCGCTGCAGGCCTGCCAGGCTGGCGACATCGATGCGGCCTCCAAGCACGAGGCCGATGCGGTTCAGTTCACCCATGATCACCTGAGCGCATGGGCGCCGTTCTTCGCCGAAGACGTTCGCGACAAGGGCAAGGCTCCCCTCTATGCGACGGTGGCGCAGACGATGGCAGCTTTCGTCGAGGCCACGGTCCGATAA
- a CDS encoding molybdopterin-dependent oxidoreductase codes for MKYPMKRKNWSPDAPNGELRGVDEWERISWDEAFQTIADQLKNTIDKYGNRSILYAGTATAFGQIANCINGVGGGLASSSTESFGSCQMYSDPVIARRSTASASPTTAWTS; via the coding sequence ATCAAGTATCCCATGAAGCGCAAGAACTGGAGCCCGGACGCCCCTAACGGCGAGCTTCGCGGTGTGGACGAATGGGAGCGCATCAGCTGGGACGAGGCGTTCCAGACTATCGCCGACCAGCTCAAGAACACCATCGACAAGTACGGCAACCGCTCCATCCTGTACGCCGGCACCGCAACGGCCTTCGGCCAGATTGCCAACTGCATCAACGGTGTGGGCGGCGGCCTGGCCTCCAGCAGCACCGAGTCCTTCGGCAGCTGCCAGATGTATTCCGACCCCGTTATCGCACGCCGCTCAACGGCATCGGCGAGTCCAACGACCGCATGGACTTCGTGA